In the Lepus europaeus isolate LE1 chromosome 18, mLepTim1.pri, whole genome shotgun sequence genome, one interval contains:
- the LOC133777116 gene encoding olfactory receptor 3A1 encodes MQPKSGANGTAVTEFILLGLVETPELWPVVFVLFLFAYLITVGGNLSILAAVLVDPKLHTPMYFFLGNLSVLDVGCISVTVPSMLARLLSHKRTVPYGACLSQLFFFHLLVGVDCFLLTAMAYDRFLAICRPLTYSTRMSQTVQRTLVAVSWACAFTNALTHTVAISTLNFCGPNVINHFYCDLPQLFQLSCSSTRFNELLLFAVGFIMAGSPMALIVTSYVHVAAAVLRIRSAEGRKKAFSTCGSHLTVVAIFYGSGIFNYMRLGSTKLSDKDKAVGIFNTVVNPMLNPLIYSLRNPDVQAALWKVLMGRRSMT; translated from the coding sequence ATGCAGCCAAAATCTGGGGCCAATGGAACAGCTGTTACTGAGTTCATTCTGCTGGGCTTGGTGGAGACTCCAGAGCTGTGGCCAGTTGTCTTTGTTCTCTTCCTCTTTGCCTACCTAATTACAGTTGGGGGCAACCTCAGCATCCTGGCTGCCGTCCTGGTGGATCCCAAACTCCAcacccccatgtacttcttcctgggGAACCTGTCAGTGCTGGATGTCGGGTGCATCAGCGTCACTGTTCCCTCAATGTTGGCTCGCCTCCTGTCCCACAAGCGCACAGTCCCCTACGGagcctgcctctcccagctcttcttcttccatctgctggttggtgTGGACTGCTTCCTGTTGACAGCCATGGCATATGACCGGTTCCTGGCCATCTGTCGGCCCCTCACCTACAGCACCCGCATGAGCCAGACAGTCCAGAGGACGTTGGTGGCTGTGTCCTGGGCTTGTGCCTTCACCAATGCACTGACCCACACCGTGGCCATATCCACCCTCAACTTCTGTGGTCCCAATGTGATCAACCACTTCTACTGTGACCTCCCACAGCTCTTCCAGCTCTCTTGCTCCAGCACCCGATTCAATGAGTTGCTGCTCTTTGCTGTGGGTTTCATAATGGCAGGTTCCCCTATGGCTCTCATTGTCACCTCCTATGTCCATGTGGCAGCTGCAGTCCTGCGAATCCGCTCTGCTGAGGGCAGGAAGAAGGCCTTCTCTACGTGTGGCTCCCACCTCACTGTAGTGGCCATATTCTATGGCTCAGGCATCTTTAACTACATGAGACTAGGTTCAACCAAGCTTTCAGATAAGGATAAAGCTGTTGGGATTTTTAACACTGTCGTCAACCCCATGCTGAACCCGCTCATCTACAGCCTCAGGAACCCCGACGTGCAGGCTGCCCTCTGGAAGGTGCTCATGGGGAGGCGCTCAATGACTTGA
- the LOC133746859 gene encoding olfactory receptor 3A2-like — protein sequence MGLETGTNGTALTEFILLGLVETGKLESVLFVFFLFAYLVTVGGNLSILAAILMEPKLHSPMYFFLGNLSVLDVGCITVTVPPMLGRLVSHKRTISYHACLSQLFFFHFLAGVDCFLLTAMAYDRFLAICQPLTYSTRMSQTVQRTLAAVSWACAFSNALTHTVALSTLNFCGPKEVNHFYCDLPQLFQLSCSSTQLNELLLFSMCILMAGVPVVLILTSYLHVAVAVLQIRSAEGRKKAFSTCGSHLTVVCLFYGTGIFNYTRFGSEEASDKDKGVGIFNTVINPMLNPLIYSLRNSDVQATLRRVFVSRQ from the coding sequence ATGGGTCTGGAAACTGGGACCAATGGCACAGCTCTTACAGAGTTCATTCTACTGGGCCTGGTGGAAACTGGAAAGCTAGAGTCTGTGCTATTTGTCTTCTTCCTCTTTGCCTACCTGGTCACAGTCGGGGGCAACCTCAGCATCCTGGCTGCCATCTTGATGGAACCCAAACTCCACtcccccatgtacttcttcctgggGAACCTGTCAGTGCTGGATGTTGGGTGCATCACAGTCACCGTCCCGCCAATGCTGGGCCGCCTTGTGTCCCACAAGCGTACAATTTCCTACCatgcctgcctctcccagctcttCTTCTTCCACTTTTTAGCTGGTGTGGACTGCTTCCTGTTGACAGCCATGGCATATGACCGGTTCCTGGCCATCTGCCAGCCCCTCACCTACAGCACCCGCATGAGCCAGACAGTCCAGAGGACGTTGGCGGCTGTGTCCTGGGCTTGTGCCTTCTCCAATGCACTTACCCACACTGTGGCCCTAAGCACCCTCAACTTCTGTGGTCCCAAAGAGGTCAACCACTTCTACTGTGACCTCCCACAGCTCTTCCAGCTCTCCTGCTCCAGCACCCAACTCAACGAGCTGCTGCTCTTTAGTATGTGTATCCTCATGGCAGGCGTACCCGTGGTTCTCATCCTCACCTCCTACCTCCACGTGGCAGTTGCAGTCCTACAAATCCGCTCTGCTGAGGGCAGGAAAAAAGCCTTCTCCACGTGTGGCTCCCACCTCACTGTGGTTTGCCTCTTCTACGGGACAGGTATCTTCAACTACACCCGCTTTGGTTCAGAGGAGGCTTCAGATAAGGATAAAGGGGTTGGGATTTTCAACACTGTCATCAACCCCATGCTGAACCCACTGATCTACAGCCTCAGAAACTCTGATGTTCAGGCCACTCTAAGGAGGGTATTTGTGTCGAGGCAGTGA